In one window of Tellurirhabdus rosea DNA:
- a CDS encoding DUF4292 domain-containing protein has product MKKRILFALSAVLLSAGAFAQTVDEVVNKHIVAVGGMDKISGIKSVQYEQTMSVMGMEMTGKTTAVVGKSSRSDITVMGQNMVTVIDGESGWMINPMAGSSDPQPIPAEQAKFQKSNTEVTGLQLAYAKINKYPMELVGKEQLNGKDVFNIKVTRPEATVNFYINAGDYQLAGTKAVVPVQGQTAEVKANFSNFKAVEGVTLPFSITMEAPGAPAPINMQVTKLTLNPTVDPAIFKMPAK; this is encoded by the coding sequence ATGAAAAAACGCATTTTATTCGCTCTTTCGGCCGTTTTACTTTCGGCAGGAGCGTTTGCCCAGACGGTTGACGAGGTGGTCAACAAGCACATTGTCGCCGTCGGCGGAATGGATAAAATATCGGGCATCAAGTCGGTCCAGTACGAACAGACCATGTCGGTCATGGGCATGGAAATGACCGGCAAGACCACGGCCGTCGTGGGCAAATCGTCCCGGAGCGACATCACGGTCATGGGCCAGAACATGGTTACCGTTATCGACGGCGAAAGCGGCTGGATGATTAACCCCATGGCCGGCAGCAGCGACCCGCAGCCCATTCCGGCGGAGCAGGCGAAGTTCCAGAAGAGCAATACGGAGGTCACGGGCCTGCAGCTGGCCTACGCCAAAATCAACAAGTATCCGATGGAACTGGTCGGCAAGGAGCAGCTGAACGGCAAGGACGTGTTCAACATCAAGGTGACTCGGCCCGAAGCGACCGTCAACTTTTACATCAACGCGGGTGATTACCAGCTCGCGGGCACCAAAGCCGTGGTGCCGGTCCAGGGCCAGACCGCCGAGGTGAAGGCCAATTTCTCGAATTTCAAAGCTGTAGAAGGCGTTACGCTGCCCTTCAGCATCACGATGGAAGCCCCCGGCGCCCCCGCTCCCATCAACATGCAGGTGACCAAACTCACGCTGAACCCTACGGTAGACCCGGCCATCTTCAAAATGCCTGCTAAATAG
- the tenA gene encoding thiaminase II — MQYTTQFWRQISPIYDAILEHGFVRELTTGTLPLANFQYYIGQDALYLLDFSRALAQLSVKAESADDVLQFQVFAENAIRVERALHAHYFTQFAIPPESRKMPACFAYTNFLLATTAIQALAVGAAAVLPCFWIYREVGKHIYGKADLANHPYRSWIDTYAGTEFDLAVQQMLAITERLAVESGPATRQLMTDAFVKSSQLEWLFWNDAYELRGWGI; from the coding sequence ATGCAGTACACCACGCAGTTCTGGCGGCAGATTTCGCCCATTTACGACGCCATTCTGGAACACGGATTCGTCCGGGAGCTGACGACCGGCACCCTGCCGCTGGCTAATTTTCAGTATTACATCGGGCAGGACGCTCTTTATCTCCTCGACTTCAGCCGGGCACTGGCGCAATTGTCGGTCAAGGCGGAATCGGCGGACGATGTCTTGCAGTTTCAGGTCTTTGCCGAAAACGCCATTCGGGTCGAGCGGGCGCTGCACGCGCACTATTTTACGCAGTTTGCCATCCCGCCGGAAAGCCGTAAAATGCCCGCCTGCTTTGCGTATACCAACTTTCTGCTGGCTACCACGGCCATCCAAGCGCTGGCTGTCGGCGCGGCGGCGGTTCTGCCCTGTTTCTGGATTTACCGGGAAGTGGGCAAGCACATTTACGGAAAAGCGGATTTGGCGAATCATCCCTACCGGAGCTGGATCGACACCTATGCGGGCACCGAATTCGACCTCGCCGTGCAGCAGATGCTGGCCATCACGGAACGGCTGGCGGTCGAAAGCGGCCCCGCCACGCGCCAGCTTATGACAGACGCCTTCGTCAAATCATCCCAACTGGAATGGCTGTTCTGGAACGATGCGTATGAGCTTAGGGGGTGGGGGATTTGA
- a CDS encoding pseudouridine synthase, whose amino-acid sequence MYYLIYKPYLMLSQFSREGDKPTLADLSFPFAKDVYPVGRLDADSEGLLFLTSDKALNHRLLNPKFRHMRTYYVQVEGDLTAEACRQLSEGVTISVDGKPYDTLPARAVRIEEPPLPPRNPPIRYRAAIPTSWLSITLHEGKNRQVRKMTAAVGFPTLRLVRWSIESLTAEGMQPGDVRELTLGAVNQGLKLHR is encoded by the coding sequence ATGTATTACCTCATTTATAAGCCTTACCTGATGCTTTCCCAGTTTTCACGGGAAGGGGACAAGCCGACGCTGGCGGATTTGTCTTTCCCGTTTGCCAAAGACGTGTATCCCGTCGGACGGCTGGATGCGGATAGTGAAGGATTGCTTTTTTTGACCAGTGATAAGGCACTGAACCATAGGTTGTTGAACCCGAAGTTCCGGCACATGCGGACGTACTACGTGCAGGTGGAAGGCGACCTTACGGCCGAAGCCTGTCGCCAGTTGTCGGAAGGCGTGACAATCTCCGTTGACGGAAAACCGTACGACACGCTACCGGCCCGGGCGGTGCGGATCGAGGAGCCGCCGCTGCCGCCGCGCAACCCGCCCATCCGCTACCGGGCGGCCATTCCCACCTCCTGGCTGTCGATTACGCTGCACGAAGGAAAGAACCGGCAGGTGCGCAAAATGACCGCCGCTGTCGGCTTCCCGACCCTCCGGCTGGTGCGCTGGTCAATTGAATCGCTGACGGCCGAAGGCATGCAGCCAGGCGATGTGCGGGAACTGACGCTGGGCGCCGTAAACCAGGGCTTGAAACTACACCGCTAG
- a CDS encoding ATP-binding protein, which translates to MTTPLKRICLYGPESVGKTTLARQLAAHYQTVFVPEVARDLITSNELSPADYERIGYAQNAAIRAAESAASRVLICDTDVITTILYAEIYLGEAPAVLFELEKEVLFDRYFLLDIDVPWVADGLRDLGHRRQEIYDRFRQALDTRGIDWVPVRGDWAERFQIVTAAIDELL; encoded by the coding sequence ATGACGACACCCTTGAAACGCATCTGCCTGTACGGCCCGGAAAGTGTCGGAAAAACAACGCTGGCGCGCCAGCTGGCCGCTCATTACCAGACCGTGTTTGTGCCGGAAGTCGCCCGCGACCTGATTACGTCGAACGAACTGAGTCCGGCCGACTACGAACGGATTGGCTACGCGCAGAACGCCGCCATTCGGGCGGCAGAATCAGCGGCCAGTCGCGTGCTGATCTGTGATACGGATGTGATAACCACCATTCTGTACGCCGAAATCTACCTCGGGGAGGCACCGGCTGTACTGTTTGAACTAGAAAAAGAAGTCCTTTTCGACCGGTATTTCCTGCTCGACATTGATGTGCCCTGGGTGGCCGACGGCCTGCGCGATCTGGGTCACCGGCGGCAGGAAATCTATGACCGGTTCCGGCAGGCGCTGGATACGCGGGGAATCGACTGGGTGCCCGTGCGCGGCGACTGGGCCGAGCGCTTCCAAATCGTAACGGCGGCGATTGATGAACTTTTGTGA
- a CDS encoding exodeoxyribonuclease III, with protein MTSNSLRLLTYNLNGIRSALSKGLTDYLRAQNYDILCFQEVKATHDVVDLKPLEDLGYCYHWHSAEKKGYSGVATFSKEKPDRVVQGCGISAYDCEGRILRTDFGNLTLLNCYFPSGTTGEARQSVKMQFLDDFFEYVQALRRERPNLIVVGDYNIAHTEKDIHDPVRNRHTTGFLPEERAWMTKWFEAGFVDTFRHQNPDAVEYSWWSYRAGARTNNKGWRIDYISVTDTLKDRIRAAGHHREAVHSDHGPVWAEIDGSIG; from the coding sequence GTGACCAGTAATTCACTCCGCCTCCTGACCTACAACCTCAACGGCATCCGTTCGGCCCTCAGCAAAGGCCTTACCGATTACCTCCGCGCGCAGAACTACGACATTCTCTGTTTTCAGGAAGTGAAAGCTACCCACGACGTCGTAGACCTCAAGCCGCTGGAAGATCTCGGCTACTGCTACCACTGGCACTCGGCCGAAAAGAAAGGCTACAGCGGCGTCGCCACGTTTTCCAAAGAAAAACCCGACCGGGTGGTGCAGGGCTGTGGCATTTCGGCCTACGACTGCGAAGGCCGCATTCTGCGCACCGATTTCGGCAACCTGACGCTGCTCAACTGCTACTTTCCCTCCGGCACAACGGGCGAGGCGCGGCAGTCGGTCAAGATGCAGTTTCTGGATGATTTCTTCGAATACGTGCAGGCGTTACGCCGGGAGCGCCCGAACCTGATTGTGGTGGGGGATTACAACATTGCCCATACCGAAAAGGACATTCACGACCCGGTGCGCAACAGGCATACGACCGGCTTTCTGCCCGAAGAACGCGCCTGGATGACCAAATGGTTTGAAGCGGGCTTTGTCGATACCTTTCGCCACCAGAATCCGGACGCCGTGGAATACAGCTGGTGGAGTTACCGCGCCGGTGCCCGGACCAACAACAAAGGCTGGCGTATCGATTACATTTCCGTGACCGATACGCTGAAAGACCGCATCCGGGCCGCCGGTCACCACCGGGAAGCCGTCCATTCGGACCACGGGCCGGTCTGGGCCGAGATTGATGGGTCGATAGGGTGA
- a CDS encoding MFS transporter → MSLSTRVRLSALMFLEFLVWGSWYVPMGTYVAKGLNAPDQIGTAYSTNAIAAIVSPFFVGMFADKFFPAQRVLGVLHLLGAAVFFWLTTVHDFDTFYWVILLYNMLYMPTMALANSVAFRQLGNPEKDFGSIRVLGTIGWIVSGYLLDLFGVAGTANLFWIGVVGSVALGLYSFTLPNTPPSGKGQGTSFAQVVGLDAFSMFRDRSFAIFFLASLLICIPLSFYYNLTNLFLTDSGVSNPSSLQTWGQVSEILFMLLLPVFLLRLGVKNILIIAILAWTSRYLLFAYGSQSLVMLLLGILLHGICYDFFFVTGQIYTDQKAGERYKSSAQGMITLATYGVGMFIGSMVQNYVYKTYPNDWKTVWLIPAGIALVVLVIFVLLFRDKKPVPVKDELVTGPL, encoded by the coding sequence ATGAGCCTTTCGACCCGCGTTCGGTTATCGGCGCTGATGTTTCTGGAATTTCTCGTTTGGGGTTCGTGGTATGTGCCGATGGGGACCTACGTCGCCAAGGGACTTAATGCACCCGACCAGATCGGGACGGCCTATTCCACCAACGCCATTGCGGCCATCGTTTCCCCGTTTTTTGTGGGCATGTTTGCCGATAAATTCTTCCCGGCGCAGCGCGTACTGGGCGTTTTGCACCTGCTCGGAGCCGCCGTCTTTTTCTGGCTGACGACCGTGCACGATTTCGACACCTTCTACTGGGTCATCCTGCTTTACAACATGCTGTACATGCCGACGATGGCCCTCGCCAACTCGGTCGCTTTCCGCCAGCTCGGAAACCCGGAAAAGGACTTCGGCTCCATCCGTGTTCTGGGCACCATCGGCTGGATCGTGTCGGGCTACCTGCTCGATCTGTTCGGCGTCGCCGGGACGGCCAATCTGTTCTGGATCGGCGTTGTGGGTTCGGTGGCGCTGGGTCTGTATTCCTTCACGCTGCCCAATACGCCGCCCAGCGGTAAAGGCCAGGGTACTTCGTTTGCGCAGGTTGTCGGGCTGGATGCGTTCTCGATGTTCCGCGACCGGTCCTTCGCCATTTTCTTCCTCGCTTCGCTGCTGATCTGCATTCCGCTGTCGTTTTATTACAACCTGACCAATCTGTTCCTGACCGATTCGGGCGTCAGCAATCCCAGTTCGCTGCAAACCTGGGGGCAGGTTTCCGAGATTCTGTTCATGCTGCTGCTGCCGGTGTTTCTGCTGCGGCTGGGCGTCAAAAACATCCTCATCATCGCCATTCTGGCCTGGACGAGCCGCTACCTGCTGTTTGCCTACGGCAGCCAGTCGCTGGTGATGCTGCTGCTCGGTATTCTGCTGCACGGAATCTGCTACGACTTCTTCTTCGTGACCGGCCAGATTTACACCGACCAGAAAGCGGGCGAACGCTACAAATCGTCGGCCCAGGGCATGATTACGCTGGCGACCTACGGCGTGGGTATGTTCATCGGTTCGATGGTGCAGAACTACGTCTACAAAACCTACCCGAACGACTGGAAAACGGTATGGCTCATTCCCGCGGGCATTGCCCTGGTGGTACTGGTGATTTTTGTCCTGCTGTTCCGCGACAAAAAGCCCGTTCCGGTAAAGGACGAACTGGTGACCGGCCCGCTATAA
- the pnuC gene encoding nicotinamide riboside transporter PnuC: protein MSHFFNIDTIFFTVLGYPMSYLEFFGTVFGALAVWLSVRANVWSWPAGVVSVSLFFFIFYQIQLYPDMFLQIFFLITNLIGWWRWKNPARGEEDRHNELRVTRLSTQHFMLTVLGSLVATVVFGAIAGRLHEWFPVLFNKPSAFPYLDSFTSVLSIVATYLLIQKKVETWYVWLVVDAISAYMYFVKGVKLIGIEYAVYCLVALVGVYHFTQEYRRYSGVAA from the coding sequence ATGAGCCATTTTTTCAATATAGACACTATTTTCTTCACCGTTCTGGGGTATCCGATGAGCTACCTCGAATTCTTCGGGACCGTTTTTGGGGCGCTGGCCGTCTGGCTTTCCGTGCGCGCTAATGTCTGGAGCTGGCCCGCCGGGGTGGTGAGCGTCTCGCTTTTCTTTTTCATCTTTTACCAGATTCAGCTGTATCCGGATATGTTTCTGCAAATCTTCTTTCTCATCACCAACCTGATCGGCTGGTGGCGCTGGAAAAATCCGGCCCGGGGAGAGGAAGACCGGCACAACGAACTCCGCGTGACCCGGCTTTCGACGCAGCATTTTATGCTGACGGTGCTGGGCAGTCTGGTCGCGACGGTCGTGTTCGGGGCAATTGCCGGACGGTTGCACGAGTGGTTTCCGGTGCTGTTCAATAAGCCCAGTGCCTTTCCGTATCTGGATTCGTTCACGTCGGTTCTGAGCATTGTCGCCACCTATCTTCTGATTCAGAAAAAGGTCGAAACCTGGTACGTCTGGCTGGTGGTGGACGCGATCAGTGCCTACATGTATTTTGTCAAAGGCGTGAAACTGATCGGGATTGAATACGCCGTTTACTGCCTGGTGGCGCTGGTCGGCGTTTATCATTTCACGCAGGAATACCGCCGGTACTCCGGCGTTGCCGCATGA
- the thiD gene encoding bifunctional hydroxymethylpyrimidine kinase/phosphomethylpyrimidine kinase: MKTYARTLTIAGSDSGGGAGIQADLKTFSALGCFGMSVITALTAQNTRAVTAIQSVPPAFIAEQMRAVLSDIGADAIKIGMLHSPDVIVTVASVLQEFDATNIVLDPVMVAKSGDKLLQDEAVAALKSTLLPLATVITPNLPETEVLLGHPVETWLAMEQASEELAQYCPGAVLIKGGHLDAAQSPDLLRLPSGEQRVFETTRIQTANSHGTGCTLSSAIAAGLAKGLAVAEAVSAAKDYLTGALQAGADYRLGNGHGPVHHFYEFWK, from the coding sequence ATGAAAACGTACGCACGAACCTTAACCATTGCCGGGTCCGACAGCGGCGGCGGGGCTGGTATTCAGGCCGATCTGAAAACCTTCTCGGCCCTCGGCTGCTTCGGCATGTCGGTCATCACGGCCCTGACGGCCCAGAACACGCGGGCGGTAACGGCCATCCAGTCCGTGCCGCCGGCTTTCATTGCCGAACAGATGCGGGCGGTGCTGAGCGATATCGGGGCAGATGCCATCAAAATCGGGATGCTGCACTCGCCGGATGTGATCGTTACGGTCGCGTCCGTGCTTCAGGAGTTCGACGCGACCAACATCGTGCTGGACCCGGTGATGGTTGCCAAAAGCGGCGATAAGCTTTTGCAGGACGAAGCCGTAGCGGCCCTGAAATCCACGCTGCTGCCGCTGGCGACGGTCATCACGCCCAATCTGCCGGAGACGGAAGTGCTGCTCGGCCACCCGGTCGAAACCTGGCTCGCGATGGAACAGGCCTCGGAGGAACTGGCGCAGTACTGCCCCGGCGCGGTGCTGATCAAAGGCGGACACCTGGACGCCGCCCAAAGCCCCGATCTGCTCCGGCTGCCTTCGGGCGAGCAGCGGGTTTTCGAAACGACCCGCATCCAGACGGCCAACTCCCACGGAACGGGCTGTACGCTTTCCTCGGCCATTGCCGCCGGACTGGCCAAAGGGCTGGCCGTTGCCGAAGCGGTCAGCGCCGCCAAGGACTACCTGACCGGAGCCCTGCAGGCGGGAGCCGACTACCGGCTCGGCAACGGACACGGGCCCGTTCACCATTTTTATGAATTCTGGAAATAA
- a CDS encoding 3'-5' exonuclease produces the protein MPFLVLDLEMTGPEPDYNEIIQIGAVLFDDRWKELGQYLTNVYPENEDAFSSHSEKIHNLSLADLEDAPMIYDVLPELENWILEKLNIRVPAGQLDKTPYLRDVIICGQSVMNDINFLKEAYRLEKMKWPYSRTLVDLHTLAYFVFRVLRKNGKNTPKGLSLKAISAYFGLEREDEFHNALEDAILTAKCLKEVFRLGDGFQLV, from the coding sequence ATGCCTTTTTTAGTACTTGATCTCGAAATGACCGGTCCGGAGCCGGACTATAACGAAATTATCCAAATCGGGGCCGTTCTATTTGATGACCGCTGGAAAGAGTTGGGTCAATACCTGACGAATGTGTATCCCGAGAATGAAGACGCCTTTTCCAGCCATTCCGAAAAGATTCACAACCTGTCGCTCGCCGATCTGGAAGACGCGCCCATGATCTACGACGTGTTGCCGGAACTGGAAAACTGGATTCTGGAAAAGCTCAACATCCGGGTGCCCGCCGGGCAACTGGACAAAACTCCGTACCTCCGCGACGTCATCATCTGCGGCCAGAGTGTGATGAACGACATCAACTTCCTGAAAGAAGCTTACCGCCTGGAAAAAATGAAGTGGCCGTACTCCCGCACGCTCGTGGACCTGCACACGCTGGCCTATTTTGTTTTCCGGGTGCTGCGGAAGAACGGCAAAAACACGCCGAAAGGACTGAGTCTGAAAGCTATATCGGCCTATTTCGGCCTGGAGCGCGAAGACGAGTTCCACAATGCGCTGGAGGATGCGATTCTGACGGCCAAATGCCTGAAGGAAGTGTTCCGGCTGGGCGACGGGTTTCAACTGGTCTGA
- the mutS gene encoding DNA mismatch repair protein MutS, translating to MARSASTTTAPRVVKETPLNRQYNQIKAKYPGALLLFRVGDFYETFGEDAIRASKILGITLTRRNNGGSQEELAGFPHHSLDTHLPKLVRAGERVAICDQLEDPAVAKGIVRRGVTELVTPGVSFNDNVLDVRRNNYLAAVHFGGPDRFGISFLDISTGEFLVAQGNGAYVDKLLQSFNPAEVLYCKRNRKEFTELFGDKFHTYTLEDWAFQYDFSYPLLTQHFRVNSLKGFGVEALTDGIVPAGVILHYLHETEHKDVAHIVRLTRLEEDKYVWLDRFTIRNLELVQAQQEGGVPLIQVLDQTVTPMGARLLRKWLSLPLKDRALIEERLNMVEMLKDDADLLDALIQHLKQIGDLERLISKVAVRRASPREMVQLKRSLQHILPMKEHLITALSEHPDHASLKKYADQLNPVTFLLDRIDAELRDDPPTVSNQGGMIKSGVNAELDELHALAYSGKDYLVQLQNREVQRTGINSLKIAYNKVFGYYLEVTNAHKDRVPDDWIRKQTLVNAERYITPELKEYEDKILNAEDQIFAIEQRMFNELVLAAGEYTLAVQQNARVVSVLDVLSSFARVAQRNRYVKPQLTDSNVLNIQDGRHPVIEQQLPPGEPYVPNNIYLDDETQQIIIITGPNMAGKSALLRQTALIVLMAQTGSFVPASSAEIGLVDKIFTRVGASDNLSRGESTFMVEMTETASILNNLSNRSLLLMDEIGRGTSTYDGVSIAWSIAEYLHNHPQFRPKTLFATHYHELNELANDFPRIKNFNVAVKEVGNKVIFLRKLKEGGSEHSFGIHVAQMAGMPGEIVKRANEVLEQLEKDSIRDVNREKLREAPKPQPELALKIFEAGDPKAELIREKLRNIDVNRLTPIEALLKLNELLKLAE from the coding sequence ATGGCACGTTCCGCTTCCACCACGACAGCACCCCGAGTTGTAAAAGAGACGCCCCTCAACCGGCAATATAACCAGATAAAAGCCAAGTACCCCGGCGCGCTGCTCCTGTTTCGCGTGGGGGATTTTTACGAAACGTTCGGCGAGGACGCCATTCGGGCCAGCAAAATTCTGGGTATCACGCTCACCCGGCGCAACAACGGCGGGTCGCAGGAAGAACTGGCCGGGTTTCCGCATCACTCGCTCGATACGCACCTGCCCAAACTCGTCCGGGCGGGCGAACGCGTGGCCATCTGCGACCAGCTCGAAGACCCCGCCGTGGCCAAGGGCATCGTCCGGCGCGGTGTGACGGAACTCGTGACCCCGGGCGTGTCCTTCAACGACAACGTGCTCGACGTGCGCCGCAACAACTACCTCGCGGCGGTGCATTTCGGCGGGCCGGACCGCTTTGGTATTTCCTTCCTCGATATTTCGACCGGCGAATTTCTCGTGGCGCAGGGCAACGGAGCGTACGTCGATAAGCTCCTGCAGAGCTTCAATCCCGCCGAGGTGCTGTACTGCAAGCGGAACCGCAAGGAATTTACTGAACTGTTTGGCGATAAGTTTCACACCTACACGCTCGAAGACTGGGCGTTCCAGTACGACTTTTCGTACCCGCTGCTGACCCAGCACTTCCGGGTCAATTCGCTCAAAGGCTTCGGCGTGGAGGCACTGACGGACGGCATCGTTCCGGCGGGCGTCATTCTGCATTACCTGCACGAAACGGAGCATAAGGACGTGGCCCACATCGTCCGGCTGACGCGGCTGGAGGAGGACAAATACGTCTGGCTCGACCGCTTTACCATCCGCAACCTCGAACTGGTGCAGGCGCAGCAGGAGGGAGGCGTGCCCCTGATTCAGGTGCTGGACCAGACTGTGACGCCGATGGGCGCGCGCCTGCTGCGGAAATGGCTCAGCCTGCCGCTGAAAGACCGGGCGCTGATCGAAGAACGCCTCAACATGGTCGAAATGCTGAAAGACGACGCCGACCTGCTCGACGCCCTGATTCAGCACCTGAAGCAGATCGGCGACCTCGAACGGCTGATTTCCAAAGTGGCCGTGCGCCGGGCCAGTCCGCGCGAGATGGTGCAGCTCAAGCGCTCGCTCCAGCACATTCTGCCGATGAAGGAACACCTGATTACGGCCCTCAGCGAACATCCCGACCACGCGTCCCTGAAAAAATACGCCGACCAGCTCAACCCCGTCACCTTCCTGCTCGACCGCATCGACGCCGAACTGCGCGACGATCCCCCGACGGTCAGCAACCAGGGCGGCATGATCAAATCCGGCGTCAATGCCGAGCTGGACGAACTCCATGCGCTGGCTTATTCGGGGAAGGATTACCTCGTGCAGTTGCAGAACCGCGAGGTCCAGCGGACGGGCATCAACTCGCTCAAAATCGCGTACAACAAGGTTTTTGGCTATTATCTGGAAGTCACCAACGCGCACAAGGACCGCGTGCCCGACGACTGGATTCGCAAGCAGACGCTGGTGAACGCCGAGCGGTACATCACGCCCGAACTGAAGGAATACGAAGACAAAATCCTGAACGCCGAAGACCAGATTTTCGCCATCGAGCAGCGGATGTTCAACGAACTGGTGCTGGCAGCGGGCGAATACACGCTGGCCGTGCAGCAGAACGCCCGCGTGGTGTCGGTGCTCGATGTGCTTTCGTCCTTCGCCCGGGTAGCCCAGCGCAACCGCTACGTGAAGCCGCAACTGACGGACTCCAACGTGTTGAATATCCAGGACGGGCGGCATCCGGTCATCGAGCAGCAACTGCCGCCCGGCGAACCGTACGTTCCGAATAACATTTACCTGGACGACGAAACCCAGCAGATCATCATCATCACCGGCCCCAACATGGCGGGCAAATCGGCGCTGCTGCGGCAGACGGCCCTGATTGTGCTCATGGCGCAGACGGGTTCGTTCGTTCCGGCCTCGTCGGCCGAGATTGGTCTGGTAGACAAGATTTTCACGCGGGTGGGCGCTTCCGACAACCTTTCCCGCGGCGAGTCGACGTTCATGGTGGAGATGACCGAAACGGCCTCCATCCTCAACAACCTGAGCAACCGCAGTCTGCTGCTGATGGACGAAATCGGGCGGGGAACGAGCACCTACGACGGCGTTTCGATTGCCTGGTCAATTGCCGAATACCTGCACAACCACCCGCAGTTCCGGCCCAAAACGCTGTTTGCCACCCATTACCACGAACTGAACGAACTGGCAAACGATTTTCCGCGCATCAAAAACTTCAACGTGGCAGTGAAGGAGGTGGGCAACAAGGTGATTTTCCTGCGAAAACTAAAAGAAGGCGGCTCGGAACATAGTTTCGGAATCCACGTGGCGCAGATGGCTGGAATGCCCGGCGAAATCGTCAAACGGGCCAACGAGGTGCTGGAGCAACTGGAAAAGGACTCCATCCGGGACGTGAACCGGGAGAAGCTCCGAGAAGCGCCCAAGCCGCAGCCCGAACTGGCGCTCAAAATCTTCGAAGCCGGCGACCCGAAGGCCGAACTGATCCGGGAGAAACTCCGCAACATCGACGTCAACCGCCTGACCCCCATCGAGGCCCTGCTGAAGCTGAACGAACTACTGAAACTTGCCGAATAA